In Helianthus annuus cultivar XRQ/B chromosome 8, HanXRQr2.0-SUNRISE, whole genome shotgun sequence, a single genomic region encodes these proteins:
- the LOC110869946 gene encoding uncharacterized protein LOC110869946, with the protein MVDTNDNEVTQQEQLKTMISEEVGRAIQASVPHLAQEVEGHVLEVVETMMASKIDELKGMIVEMQGKKGARKCTYKEFMACNPLPFKGEIDPIACQRWIASTEAVFVRSHCEKEDQVMFATGLLQFQAKDWWDAYSKEIGEDKVQALTWQEFKEPFQKYHCPQSAIDRIQEDFLHLRQKDETIDEITNIFLDKLKFCKDIAGTERMKINRYYGVLKAEYREFIIPAKCETLNELINLARDREIELRRQAERGEKRVSENVSSSSPSKKPKFQDQSKKDKTKGSIPKCKTCGKLHTGECLKGKKGCYNCGQEGHPYYRCPNPSRTCYNYFQPGHIKAECPKLQQKTDKEARKEEAPRAKGRMFQITTEEAKDHPNVVSGIFSLNSMPTYVLFDTGASRSFVSSELVSHPSFRIERMHVPLEVEIADSKSYLLHEVCRNCEIIIEDEKFAIDLIPMILGEFKVIVGMDWLAKHQAEIQCEKKVIHVLTSGGKRVSIQGERNINLKLCSIVQVYKYVRNGSKAFLTYVVDTKQNTPKIEEVEVVNEFLDVFPEDLSGLPPKREVDFKIELYPDAKPVAKAPYRLAPTEMRE; encoded by the coding sequence ATGGTGGATACGAATGACAATGAAGTGACACAACAGGAGCAACTGAAAACTATGATCTCAGAAGAGGTCGGAAGGGCAATACAAGCAAGCGTCCCTCATTTAGCCCAAGAAGTGGAAGGTCATGTACTGGAAGTGGTGGAAACGATGATGGCAAGCAAGATAGATGAGTTGAAGGGAATGATTGTAGAAATGCAAGGAAAGAAAGGGGCTCGCAAATGTACTTATAAGGAATTCATGGCATGCAACCCATTACCCTTCAAGGGAGAAATTGATCCTATAGCATGTCAAAGATGGATTGCAAGTACAGAGGCGGTGTTTGTGAGAAGTCATTGTGAAAAAGAGGATCAAGTAATGTTTGCCACCGGGTTGTTACAATTCCAAGCTAAAGACTGGTGGGATGCCTATAGTAAAGAGATTGGGGAAGACAAGGTTCAAGCTTTAACGTGGCAAGAATTCAAGGAACCTTTCCAAAAATACCACTGCCCGCAGTCTGCCATTGACAGAATCCAAGAAGATTTCTTACATCTTCGTCAGAAAGATGAAACCATTGATGAAATCACCAACATCTTTCTCGATAAGCTGAAATTCTGTAAAGACATAGCGGGGACGGAAAGAATGAAGATAAACCGCTATTATGGTGTATTGAAGGCTGAGTATCGGGAATTCATCATTCCTGCTAAATGTGAAACCTTGAATGAACTCATCAATTTGGCCCGAGACAGGGAGATTGAATTAAGAAGGCAGGCAGAAAGAGGCGAAAAGAGAGTATCTGAGAATGTTTCCAGCTCGAGCCCTTCAAAGAAACCAAAATTTCAAGATCAAAGCAAGAAGGATAAGACAAAGGGTAGTATTCCGAAATGCAAAACGTGCGGAAAGTTACACACGGGGGAGTGTTTGAAAGGGAAGAAGGGCTGTTACAATTGTGGTCAAGAGGGACACCCATACTATAGGTGTCCAAATCCTTCCAGAACGTGTTACAACTATTTCCAACCGGGTCATATTAAGGCTGAGTGTCCCAAGCTTCAACAGAAAACCGATAAGGAAGCAAGAAAGGAGGAAGCCCCAAGAGCTAAGGGGAGGATGTTTCAGATCACAACCGAAGAAGCGAAGGACCACCCGAATGTTGTAtcaggtatattctcattgaacTCGATGCCTACGtacgtgttatttgatactggtgccagTAGATCGTTTGTATCCAGTGAACTAGTGTCACACCCCTCTTTTAGAATCGAAAGAATGCATGTACCATTAGAAGTAGAGATAGCCGATAGTAAGAGTTATTTGTTGCACGAAGTTTGTAGAAATTGTGAAATAATCATTGAAGACGAGAAGTTTGCCATTGACCTTATTCCCATGATATTGGGGGAATTTAAGGTTAtagttggcatggattggctagCTAAACATCAGGCCGAAATTCAATGTGAGAAGAAGGTGATTCATGTGTTAACATCGGGAGGAAAACGAGTAAGCATACAAGGGGAAAGGAATATCAATTTGAAGCTTTGTTCTATAGTCCAAGTATACAAGTACGTACGAAATGGAAGCAAGGCATTTCTAACTTATGTGGTGGATACTAAGCAGAATACCCCTAAGATAGAAGAGGTTGAAGTCGTGAACGAGTTTCTcgatgtttttccggaagatttgTCGGGGCTTCCGCCGAAACGTGAAGTAGATTTTAAGATTGAATTGTATCCCGATGCCAAACCGGTAGCCAAGGCTCCTTATAGGTTGGCCCCAACTGAAATGCGGGAGTAA